One segment of Campylobacter hominis ATCC BAA-381 DNA contains the following:
- a CDS encoding DMT family transporter, whose protein sequence is MKKKLISDIALIFVAVSWGATFIPVQNATGVIDVYSFLFWRFLLASILMFLISFSFGLKFEKSSVFGGLVLGLFLFCGFAFQTFALKFSFSSTVAFITGINVVIVPFLLVVFFKDKLSIFAFLGAFIALIGLYFISGASVEIGAGEILSVICAAAYALQIAFTGYFAKRTNIFALVIFQFITVSILSLILAIFVNDEIFADASVIFGGLQFSTNFYFIFAVITTTIFATVFAFFVQTWAQKYTSAAKTAVIFTLEPVSAGIIGYFFGEHLNSLQIFGAVLIIIGILISEVAENLYNVLIKKANKSKF, encoded by the coding sequence ATGAAAAAAAAACTCATTAGCGATATAGCACTGATTTTTGTCGCTGTAAGCTGGGGCGCAACTTTTATACCTGTGCAAAATGCCACAGGCGTAATCGACGTTTACAGTTTTTTATTTTGGCGTTTTTTGTTGGCAAGCATTTTAATGTTTTTGATTTCCTTCAGTTTTGGCTTAAAATTTGAAAAAAGCAGCGTATTTGGCGGATTAGTTTTAGGCTTATTTTTGTTTTGCGGTTTTGCATTTCAAACTTTTGCGCTGAAATTTTCTTTCTCATCAACAGTAGCTTTTATAACAGGAATAAATGTAGTCATCGTACCGTTTTTACTTGTAGTTTTTTTTAAAGATAAACTTAGTATTTTTGCTTTTTTGGGAGCATTTATCGCTTTGATTGGACTTTATTTTATAAGCGGAGCAAGCGTTGAAATAGGCGCAGGTGAAATTCTAAGTGTGATTTGCGCTGCAGCTTATGCATTGCAAATAGCTTTTACAGGATACTTTGCAAAACGCACAAATATTTTTGCGCTTGTAATTTTTCAATTCATCACAGTTTCTATTTTGAGCCTTATTTTAGCTATTTTTGTAAATGATGAAATTTTTGCCGATGCGAGCGTAATTTTTGGCGGATTGCAATTCAGCACGAATTTTTATTTTATATTTGCAGTGATTACGACTACGATTTTTGCGACTGTATTCGCATTTTTTGTGCAAACTTGGGCGCAAAAATACACAAGCGCAGCTAAAACCGCAGTAATTTTTACATTAGAACCTGTAAGCGCCGGAATTATCGGCTACTTTTTTGGAGAACATCTTAATTCTTTGCAAATTTTCGGTGCCGTTTTAATAATAATTGGAATTTTAATTAGCGAAGTGGCGGAAAATTTATATAATGTTCTCATCAAAAAAGCCAATAAAAGCAAATTTTAA
- a CDS encoding type II asparaginase, with the protein MKFFKGLILMMFLGASVLMAKPTVYILATGGTIAGSADNALTGSYKSGAVNVDALISAVPQINEIANIKGEQIANIGSQAMNNETWLTLAKRANELLKQKDVAGIVVTHGTDTMEETAYFLNLVVKSDKPIVLVGAMRASTSMSADGPLNIYNAVNVAMDKASVGKGVLVVMNDEIHAAREVTKTITTAVNTFKSPNTGKIGTVNYGIVNYYMNSTRKHTKNSEFSINNISALPRVDIIFGHSEDTPDFVKTAVEKGAKGIVLAGVGNGNPYPSVEEALAEAAKAGVVVVRTSRTGSGSTSVGAEVDDAKLGFVTGDNLNAAKARVLLMVALTKTNDKDKIQKLYKEY; encoded by the coding sequence ATGAAATTTTTTAAAGGGTTAATTTTAATGATGTTTTTAGGAGCATCTGTTCTTATGGCAAAACCTACAGTATATATTTTAGCTACAGGCGGAACAATCGCAGGAAGCGCGGATAACGCTCTAACAGGAAGTTACAAATCAGGCGCTGTAAATGTGGATGCTCTAATAAGTGCTGTTCCACAAATCAACGAAATCGCAAATATTAAAGGCGAACAAATAGCAAATATCGGTTCACAAGCTATGAATAACGAAACTTGGTTAACACTTGCAAAAAGAGCAAATGAGCTTTTAAAACAAAAAGATGTAGCAGGTATCGTTGTAACTCACGGAACAGATACAATGGAAGAAACAGCTTACTTTCTAAATTTAGTTGTAAAAAGCGACAAACCTATCGTTTTGGTTGGAGCAATGAGAGCAAGCACTTCAATGAGTGCTGACGGTCCTCTAAACATATACAATGCCGTAAATGTAGCGATGGATAAAGCAAGCGTTGGAAAAGGCGTATTGGTTGTTATGAATGATGAAATTCACGCAGCAAGAGAAGTAACTAAAACAATCACAACAGCAGTTAATACATTTAAATCACCAAATACAGGTAAAATCGGTACTGTAAATTACGGAATCGTTAATTATTATATGAATTCTACAAGAAAACATACAAAAAACAGCGAATTCAGCATAAATAATATTTCAGCACTTCCAAGAGTTGATATTATTTTCGGTCACTCTGAAGACACTCCTGATTTTGTTAAAACAGCTGTTGAAAAAGGCGCTAAAGGTATAGTTTTGGCAGGCGTTGGAAACGGAAATCCATATCCTAGTGTAGAAGAAGCTTTGGCAGAAGCTGCAAAAGCCGGTGTTGTAGTAGTTAGAACAAGTAGAACAGGAAGCGGTTCAACAAGCGTTGGCGCTGAAGTTGATGATGCTAAACTCGGATTTGTTACAGGCGATAACTTAAATGCTGCAAAAGCAAGAGTTTTGCTAATGGTAGCACTAACAAAAACTAACGACAAAGATAAAATTCAAAAGTTGTACAAAGAGTACTAA
- a CDS encoding shikimate dehydrogenase — MKKFAVFGNPISHSISPRLHNNAILGLSLDAFYGRVLLNDGKDLRDNFLKLKLNAANITLPFKIDAFRISDFKSKAADKIGSVNTLVYKNEKFYGYNTDAFGFWRAVSKIGNFKNAVILGAGGTTRAISYILHENGVKFDILNRSDKSNENFECENFYTYENFDTKDYDLIINSTSAGLKDENLPAPKEILDEILNRAKLAFDVIYGKVTPFLNLAEKYGLKTSDGAQMLVFQAVLALNLFYDNTLNETRILKFMNEALKLK; from the coding sequence GTGAAAAAATTTGCAGTCTTCGGAAATCCGATTTCACATTCGATTTCGCCAAGACTGCATAATAACGCTATTTTAGGCTTGAGTTTAGACGCATTTTACGGTAGAGTTTTACTAAATGACGGCAAAGATTTGCGTGATAATTTTTTAAAACTTAAACTAAATGCCGCAAATATCACACTTCCATTTAAAATAGACGCTTTTAGAATATCCGATTTCAAAAGTAAAGCTGCCGATAAAATAGGCTCAGTTAATACACTTGTATATAAAAATGAAAAATTTTACGGATACAATACGGACGCGTTCGGATTTTGGCGCGCTGTAAGTAAAATCGGAAATTTCAAAAATGCAGTTATTTTAGGAGCTGGAGGAACAACTCGCGCAATTTCATATATATTGCATGAAAATGGCGTTAAATTCGATATTTTAAATCGATCAGATAAAAGTAACGAAAATTTTGAATGCGAAAATTTTTACACTTACGAAAATTTTGATACAAAAGATTACGATTTGATTATAAACTCAACTTCCGCGGGTTTAAAAGATGAAAATTTACCTGCTCCAAAAGAAATTTTAGATGAAATTTTAAATAGAGCGAAATTGGCTTTTGATGTAATTTACGGAAAGGTTACACCGTTTTTAAATTTAGCGGAAAAATATGGCTTAAAAACTTCAGACGGCGCTCAAATGCTCGTATTTCAAGCAGTTTTAGCGTTAAATTTATTTTATGACAATACACTGAACGAAACAAGAATTTTAAAATTTATGAACGAAGCTTTGAAATTAAAATAA
- a CDS encoding manganese efflux pump MntP — MEILLLAVALSMDCVALSMSNGAKCANYGIFRITKVSFVYGFFQGAMPIIGFFLGALFVGFIEQIDHFVAFAILGFLGVKMIFDSRENSDEITANLGLKELISGAVATSIDALAVGVTFSFTSLNIWFSCAIIAFVCFILSFAATFIGKKLGEIFKDKALILGGLILIFIGFKILITHLGIL; from the coding sequence ATGGAAATTTTACTTTTAGCGGTGGCACTTAGCATGGATTGCGTTGCCTTGAGCATGTCAAATGGTGCCAAATGTGCGAATTATGGAATTTTCCGCATTACAAAAGTTTCTTTTGTCTACGGATTTTTTCAAGGTGCAATGCCGATAATCGGCTTTTTTCTAGGTGCTTTATTTGTAGGATTTATTGAACAAATTGATCATTTTGTAGCTTTTGCAATTTTAGGTTTTTTGGGTGTAAAGATGATATTTGACAGTCGCGAAAATAGCGATGAAATCACGGCAAACTTAGGATTGAAAGAGCTTATTTCGGGTGCCGTAGCCACAAGTATAGACGCACTTGCAGTCGGTGTGACATTTAGTTTTACAAGTCTAAATATTTGGTTTAGTTGCGCTATAATTGCTTTTGTTTGTTTTATTTTATCATTTGCCGCGACTTTTATCGGAAAAAAATTGGGTGAAATTTTTAAGGATAAGGCTCTTATTTTGGGCGGTTTGATTTTAATTTTTATAGGATTTAAAATTTTGATTACTCACCTTGGAATTTTATAA
- a CDS encoding serine hydroxymethyltransferase, with translation MSNLENFDKEIFDLTNKELQRQCDYLEMIASENFTYPEVMEVMGSILTNKYAEGYPGKRYYGGCEFVDEIEQTAIDRCKKLFGCNFANVQPNSGSQANQGVYGAFIKPGDKILGMDLSNGGHLTHGAKVNASGKFYSSFFYGVEMDGRIDYNRVADIAKIVKPKLIVCGASAYPREIDFAKFREIADSVGAFLFADVAHIAGLVVAGEHTNPFPYCHVVSSTTHKTLRGPRGGIIMTNEEEFAKKINSSIFPGMQGGPLVHVIAGKAVGFKHNLSPEWKTYAKQVKANCKILGDTLMKRGFDLVSGGTDNHLILVSFLKKDYSGKDASNALENAGITVNKNTVPGETRSPFVTSGIRVGSAALTSRGMKEKEFEWIANKIADVLNDINNTSLQSKIKAEVKELASKFIIYDKAMF, from the coding sequence ATGTCGAATTTGGAAAATTTTGATAAAGAAATTTTTGATTTAACAAACAAAGAGTTACAAAGACAATGTGATTATTTGGAAATGATTGCAAGTGAAAATTTCACATATCCTGAAGTTATGGAAGTAATGGGTTCTATACTTACAAACAAATATGCTGAAGGATATCCAGGTAAAAGATATTACGGTGGTTGCGAATTTGTAGATGAAATAGAGCAAACAGCAATTGATCGTTGCAAAAAACTTTTCGGCTGCAATTTCGCAAATGTCCAACCAAATAGCGGAAGCCAAGCTAATCAAGGTGTTTACGGAGCTTTTATAAAACCGGGCGATAAAATTTTAGGTATGGATTTAAGTAACGGCGGACACTTGACTCATGGCGCAAAAGTAAATGCAAGTGGTAAATTTTATAGCAGCTTTTTTTACGGCGTGGAAATGGACGGAAGAATAGATTATAACAGAGTTGCTGATATTGCTAAAATCGTAAAACCGAAACTAATCGTTTGCGGCGCAAGCGCATATCCAAGAGAGATTGATTTTGCAAAATTCAGAGAAATCGCAGATAGCGTCGGAGCATTTTTATTTGCAGACGTAGCTCATATAGCAGGTCTTGTAGTTGCCGGAGAGCATACAAATCCGTTTCCATATTGCCACGTAGTAAGCTCTACAACACATAAAACTTTAAGAGGTCCTAGAGGCGGAATTATTATGACAAATGAAGAAGAATTTGCCAAAAAAATCAACTCAAGCATTTTCCCAGGAATGCAAGGCGGCCCGCTTGTCCATGTTATCGCAGGAAAGGCGGTCGGTTTTAAACATAATTTAAGTCCTGAATGGAAAACTTATGCAAAACAGGTAAAAGCAAATTGCAAAATTTTAGGTGATACGCTAATGAAACGCGGCTTTGATTTGGTAAGCGGCGGAACGGATAATCACTTAATTTTAGTTAGCTTTTTGAAAAAAGATTACAGCGGAAAAGACGCAAGCAACGCGCTTGAAAATGCAGGAATTACCGTAAATAAAAATACGGTTCCTGGAGAAACAAGAAGCCCCTTTGTAACAAGCGGCATTAGAGTAGGAAGCGCAGCTCTTACATCACGCGGTATGAAAGAAAAAGAATTTGAATGGATTGCAAATAAAATTGCCGATGTGCTTAATGATATAAACAATACTTCACTTCAAAGTAAAATAAAAGCCGAAGTTAAAGAACTTGCAAGTAAATTTATTATTTATGATAAAGCTATGTTTTAA
- the lysS gene encoding lysine--tRNA ligase, with protein sequence MFENQLEIQRIQKADELRNLGVNPYPHFLKKDMNIKEFREKFAYIAENETKKADEEIVISGRIKLKRVAGRSTFANIEDESGNVQIYYSKDSIGEENYLKFKKNIEVGDIILVKGYAFLTGTGEFSIHVSDLILASKAISILPEKFHGLADKELRYRQRYLDMIMDPSVRVDFEKRSLIVRTIRRFFEDRGFLEVETPMMHQIAGGANAKPFITHHNALDIDRYLKIAPELYLKRLVVGGMNSVFEMNRCFRNEGMDLTHNPEFTSIEFYWAWHNYFEAMDLTEELFNELLKTLNLGEILDYGNLKIDFSKKFQRIKYLDALVLIGEISPEIIKDKDEILKKLKSDGFEANEKLDLGHLQAELFDNYVESKLINPTFITDFPVSISPLSRRSDKDPEIAERFELYIAGKELANAFNELNDPLDQYERFKAQIEAKKAGDDEAHEMDEDYVRALSYAMPPTVGWGLGVDRLVMILLNKASIRDVILFPAMKPIKNLDDKE encoded by the coding sequence GTGTTTGAAAACCAACTTGAAATTCAAAGAATACAAAAAGCAGACGAATTAAGAAATTTAGGTGTAAATCCGTATCCGCATTTTTTAAAAAAGGATATGAATATAAAAGAATTTCGTGAGAAATTCGCATACATAGCAGAAAACGAAACAAAAAAAGCTGACGAAGAAATCGTCATATCAGGTCGTATTAAATTAAAACGAGTAGCCGGAAGATCGACTTTTGCAAATATAGAAGATGAAAGCGGAAATGTTCAAATTTATTATTCAAAAGACAGTATAGGCGAAGAAAATTATTTAAAATTTAAGAAAAATATTGAAGTAGGCGATATAATTTTAGTAAAAGGTTATGCGTTTTTAACAGGAACCGGCGAATTTTCAATACATGTAAGCGACCTTATCCTTGCAAGCAAAGCAATTTCAATTTTACCTGAAAAATTTCACGGTCTTGCGGATAAAGAGTTAAGATATCGCCAAAGATACCTTGATATGATAATGGATCCAAGCGTTAGAGTTGATTTTGAAAAACGTTCGTTGATTGTCAGGACAATTCGTAGATTTTTTGAAGATCGAGGTTTTTTGGAAGTCGAAACTCCGATGATGCATCAGATTGCAGGCGGCGCGAATGCAAAACCTTTCATAACTCATCACAATGCGCTTGATATTGACAGGTATCTGAAAATAGCACCTGAGCTTTATTTAAAAAGACTTGTAGTAGGCGGAATGAATTCCGTTTTCGAAATGAATAGATGTTTTAGAAACGAGGGAATGGACTTAACTCATAATCCTGAATTTACAAGCATCGAGTTTTACTGGGCATGGCATAACTATTTTGAAGCGATGGATTTAACGGAAGAACTTTTTAACGAATTGCTGAAAACTTTAAATTTAGGTGAAATTTTAGATTACGGCAATTTAAAAATTGATTTTTCTAAAAAATTTCAAAGAATTAAATATTTGGACGCTTTGGTACTAATAGGCGAAATTTCGCCCGAAATTATAAAAGATAAAGACGAAATTTTGAAAAAACTTAAATCGGACGGTTTTGAAGCAAATGAAAAACTTGATTTAGGACATTTGCAAGCTGAACTTTTTGATAATTACGTAGAAAGCAAACTTATAAATCCTACATTTATAACGGATTTTCCGGTTTCTATTTCGCCTCTTTCAAGAAGAAGCGACAAAGATCCTGAAATTGCAGAGAGATTTGAACTTTATATTGCAGGAAAAGAGCTTGCAAACGCATTTAACGAACTGAATGATCCGCTTGATCAATATGAAAGATTTAAAGCGCAAATTGAAGCGAAAAAAGCAGGAGATGATGAAGCGCACGAAATGGATGAAGATTATGTAAGAGCGTTGTCTTATGCTATGCCGCCTACGGTTGGCTGGGGGCTTGGCGTGGATAGACTCGTGATGATTTTACTTAACAAAGCGTCAATTCGTGATGTAATTTTATTTCCGGCTATGAAACCGATAAAAAATTTAGATGACAAGGAGTAA
- a CDS encoding SPOR domain-containing protein, with the protein MENDFTMADILLDKDKAAQEKSVNIKKILMGISVLVIIFLIVLIIMKFINRGNIDTNDSITMPNEQEILTPNTKNNEMAQNTANTPTVDQQIKIQTKPAEIQQIEPSSQTTKEPTQIEIKSDNSNAKVVEIKPIAIAPEPPKKVEQPVKIEEPKKILETTQIKKEITVPQKPKKIEKTQNTNIKKSEPVKAQQTATKQNVESKKNEKSVFSNNSKNKQIKVSDIKNAKPKAAAVATTGNTYIQVLAFSSDKKENIVTKKLKEKGYSYKFQDTVVNGKKMTKILVGPYDNANIESKIKQIRSEINPEAFVYRAK; encoded by the coding sequence ATGGAAAACGATTTTACAATGGCCGATATTTTACTTGATAAAGACAAGGCAGCACAAGAAAAAAGTGTAAATATCAAAAAAATTCTTATGGGAATATCTGTTTTAGTAATAATTTTTTTGATAGTTCTTATTATTATGAAATTTATAAATCGCGGCAATATTGACACAAATGACAGCATTACAATGCCAAACGAACAAGAAATTTTAACACCGAATACAAAAAACAATGAAATGGCACAAAATACCGCTAATACGCCGACAGTAGATCAACAAATAAAAATACAGACGAAACCGGCTGAAATACAACAAATAGAGCCGAGCTCACAAACAACAAAAGAACCTACTCAAATAGAAATCAAATCTGATAATAGTAATGCAAAAGTAGTTGAAATCAAACCTATAGCAATAGCTCCGGAGCCACCTAAAAAAGTGGAACAACCGGTAAAAATCGAAGAGCCTAAAAAAATATTAGAAACGACACAAATTAAAAAAGAAATAACAGTACCGCAAAAGCCTAAAAAAATAGAAAAAACGCAAAATACAAATATAAAAAAATCTGAACCTGTAAAGGCGCAACAAACCGCAACTAAACAAAATGTTGAAAGCAAAAAAAATGAAAAATCAGTTTTCAGTAATAATTCAAAAAATAAACAAATAAAAGTAAGCGACATAAAAAATGCAAAACCGAAAGCGGCGGCTGTTGCGACAACAGGAAATACTTATATACAAGTTTTGGCATTTTCATCAGACAAAAAAGAAAATATCGTAACAAAAAAACTAAAAGAAAAAGGCTATTCTTATAAATTTCAGGACACCGTTGTAAACGGCAAAAAAATGACTAAAATTTTAGTCGGTCCTTATGATAATGCAAATATAGAAAGCAAGATTAAACAAATTCGCTCTGAAATAAATCCGGAAGCGTTTGTTTATAGAGCAAAATAG